Proteins encoded within one genomic window of Pieris rapae chromosome 1, ilPieRapa1.1, whole genome shotgun sequence:
- the LOC123689634 gene encoding pikachurin-like: MCRIHEIYFRNRSPRGIRYEIKFRTFNESGLLMWRRRIGVRPREFIGLGFSGGKLQLIFTDTDTQDNLGHDDWFQSIESRDRVDDGLWHTATLRRRKRLAMLQVDDLPPVRGYSQSLLVPSKANPKLWIGGSPSLPLGLPTSLYTGLRGCIASVKANGRHLDITNPIRPMSTIRYCV, encoded by the exons ATGTGCAGAATTCACG aaatatattttaggaatCGCAGCCCTCGCGGTATAAGATATGAAATAAAGTTCCGTACCTTCAACGAATCTGGTCTGTTGATGTGGCGACGTAGAATTGGTGTAAGGCCACGTGAATTTATCGGACTGGGTTTCAGTGGTGGAAAGTTGCAATTGATCTTCACCGATACGGATACTCAGGATAATTTAGGACACGACGATTGGTTCCAAAGTATAGAGTCCAGGGATCGAGTCGATGATGGATTATGGCACACTGCTACACTGAGAAGACGTAAACGATTGGCGATGCTTCAAGTGGATGATCTACCACCAGTTAGGGGGTACTCTCAGTCTTTACTGGTACCCTCGAAGGCTAATCCTAAATTGTGGATTG GTGGATCTCCATCGCTACCTCTAGGATTGCCGACGTCTCTGTACACGGGACTGCGCGGTTGCATTGCCAGCGTCAAAGCGAACGGACGACATTTAGACATAACAAACCCCATACGACCTATGAGTACGATACGATATTGTGTATAA